The following are from one region of the Myxococcales bacterium genome:
- the rplU gene encoding 50S ribosomal protein L21 — MYAVIETGGKQYRVAQGETLRVEKLAASPGDKFTFQPLLLADDAGAVQVGQPLVAGAAVEAEVVEQGLGQKIIIFKYRRRKNYRRKQGHRQPFTALKITSISAA; from the coding sequence ATGTACGCCGTCATCGAAACTGGTGGTAAGCAATACCGGGTAGCCCAGGGTGAGACCCTGCGGGTTGAAAAACTCGCCGCGTCCCCGGGTGATAAATTCACCTTCCAGCCTCTGCTGCTGGCCGACGACGCCGGCGCCGTCCAGGTGGGCCAGCCCCTCGTGGCCGGTGCCGCCGTGGAAGCGGAAGTGGTGGAGCAAGGCCTCGGACAGAAGATCATCATCTTCAAGTACCGCCGCCGCAAAAACTACCGCCGCAAGCAGGGCCATCGTCAGCCCTTTACGGCTCTCAAGATCACGTCCATCTCGGCCGCCTGA
- a CDS encoding tetratricopeptide repeat protein encodes MKRFARKRSLVGLLVLNAVPFWGLLSLASAPHLGVRQARADELDKANSSLIDLETRVRTLSNNFHETSPPESHLAERRLVDAQTQFELRNYSEAATLLFDVIERFPNTRVYDEALVLMGESLFASRDLLGAQRYFEKALEKKTASRSEQQALQRLVEIALKTGNLQGIDTYLERLANIPASVLEPSVPYVRGKYLFLRDKPDEAIAVFNALAPANPYYLQSRYLLATAYVKKGDLAAAATGFDNVLKLEPKGANDQEVQELARIALGRIYFDRGQLDQAKAMYVSVDRTSKHFGDAMYESAWTAIKSGDYKTAYRALDLLLLAGPRQPPRSGAAAC; translated from the coding sequence ATGAAACGCTTCGCCCGCAAACGCTCCCTCGTGGGACTTCTGGTTCTCAACGCCGTTCCCTTTTGGGGCCTGCTGTCCCTTGCATCGGCGCCCCACCTCGGTGTCCGGCAGGCCCGTGCCGACGAACTCGACAAGGCCAACTCGAGCCTGATTGACCTCGAGACCCGTGTCCGCACGCTCTCGAACAACTTTCACGAAACCTCCCCGCCCGAGTCCCACCTCGCCGAACGGCGCCTGGTGGATGCGCAGACCCAGTTCGAGCTGCGTAACTACAGCGAAGCGGCCACGCTGCTCTTCGACGTCATCGAGCGCTTCCCGAACACGCGGGTCTACGATGAAGCCCTCGTGCTGATGGGCGAGTCCCTCTTCGCCTCGCGTGACCTCCTCGGGGCGCAGCGCTATTTCGAGAAGGCCCTCGAGAAAAAGACCGCCTCGCGTTCCGAGCAGCAGGCCCTGCAGCGCCTGGTCGAGATCGCCCTCAAAACGGGCAACCTCCAGGGCATCGACACGTACCTCGAGCGCCTCGCGAACATCCCCGCCAGCGTGCTCGAGCCGTCCGTGCCCTACGTGCGCGGCAAGTATCTCTTCCTGCGCGACAAGCCCGACGAGGCCATCGCGGTGTTCAACGCGCTTGCGCCGGCGAACCCCTACTACCTGCAGTCGCGCTACCTGCTGGCCACCGCCTACGTGAAAAAGGGCGATCTGGCCGCCGCCGCCACGGGCTTCGACAACGTGCTCAAGCTCGAACCCAAGGGCGCCAACGACCAAGAGGTGCAAGAGCTGGCACGCATCGCGCTTGGCCGCATCTACTTCGACCGCGGGCAGCTCGACCAGGCCAAGGCCATGTACGTCTCGGTGGATCGCACGTCGAAGCACTTCGGCGACGCGATGTACGAATCAGCGTGGACGGCGATCAAGTCGGGCGACTACAAAACCGCCTACCGCGCGCTCGACCTGCTTCTTCTTGCAGGACCCCGACAGCCCCCGCGCTCCGGAGCTGCGGCTTGTTGA
- a CDS encoding flagellar biosynthesis protein FlhA has protein sequence MSKATSWGVGFGAPGRDGAGARWGRGADVALAVVVVATVGMMIVPLPTALLDVLITANIAAAVTLLLVSLYVGEALKIATFPTLLLLTTLFRVAIEVSATRLILVHADAGEVIEAFGRFVVAGNLVVGVVVFLILTLVQFVVVAKGAERVAEVGARFTLDAMPGKQLAIDAALRAGHIDRDEAERRRTRLHRESQFFGAMDGAMKFVKGDALAGVLILAVNLVGGMVIGVFQRQMSFGAAARAYTILTIGEGLVAQIPALILSTAAGVLVTRVSSEDQATALGSEIGRQIRAQPKALGFAAGLLAVMALIPGLPAVPFLVLAGGLGFVAQRLMRAEPPVVPPTPRARQRPDLTLPAAVSVKMGAELADELVGLGDELSACTEAFAHTRGIRVSSVALHTDDSLAPRDFVVALHDVAVAQGTCPVDSLLALTEANRLTPRGVPAVPARLPDGRSACWIPAALEADLAAQGTVCWPAETVVAEHVRAVLEEHGHELVGLDEAQALLATLEKDHGALVAETVPKAISLATLAEVLRRLAEEKLSLRHLRAVLEVVARAQTPDERRPDALAETSRVALRRAISRAHTNGDGHMAAFALDPVVEETLREAEGRSGLAPALARDVIAGARRAFGAVERPLVLTSGRVRRQTFSLLYTEFPSVTVLSYDELLPDVAVEILGRIGPG, from the coding sequence ATGTCGAAGGCCACCTCGTGGGGCGTTGGATTCGGCGCCCCGGGGCGCGACGGGGCGGGTGCGCGGTGGGGGCGCGGCGCCGACGTGGCCCTGGCCGTGGTGGTGGTGGCCACGGTGGGCATGATGATCGTGCCGCTGCCCACGGCGCTCCTGGACGTGCTGATCACGGCCAACATCGCCGCGGCGGTGACGTTGCTGCTGGTGTCCCTCTACGTGGGCGAGGCGCTCAAGATCGCCACCTTCCCCACCTTGCTGTTGCTCACGACCCTGTTCCGTGTGGCGATCGAGGTGTCGGCCACGCGCCTCATCCTGGTGCACGCGGACGCGGGCGAGGTCATCGAGGCGTTTGGGCGCTTCGTGGTCGCGGGCAATCTGGTCGTGGGGGTGGTGGTGTTCCTCATCCTCACGCTGGTGCAGTTCGTGGTGGTGGCCAAGGGCGCTGAACGTGTGGCGGAAGTGGGCGCCCGGTTCACGCTGGACGCGATGCCGGGCAAACAACTCGCGATCGACGCGGCTTTGCGGGCGGGGCACATCGATCGAGACGAGGCCGAGCGGCGGCGCACACGCCTGCACCGCGAGTCGCAGTTCTTCGGGGCGATGGACGGCGCCATGAAGTTCGTGAAGGGCGATGCTCTGGCGGGGGTGCTGATCCTGGCCGTGAACCTGGTGGGCGGGATGGTGATCGGCGTGTTCCAGCGGCAGATGTCGTTCGGGGCGGCGGCGCGCGCCTATACGATCTTGACGATCGGGGAAGGACTGGTGGCGCAGATCCCCGCCCTGATCCTGTCCACCGCTGCGGGCGTGTTGGTGACGCGGGTTTCGTCGGAGGACCAGGCCACGGCGCTCGGCAGCGAGATCGGGCGGCAGATCCGCGCGCAGCCGAAGGCGCTCGGGTTCGCAGCAGGGCTTTTGGCGGTGATGGCGCTCATCCCGGGCCTGCCCGCAGTGCCGTTCCTGGTGCTGGCGGGGGGATTGGGCTTTGTGGCCCAGCGGCTGATGCGGGCCGAGCCGCCCGTCGTGCCGCCCACGCCCCGGGCGCGGCAACGTCCGGACCTGACGCTGCCCGCGGCGGTCTCGGTGAAGATGGGCGCGGAGCTTGCGGACGAGCTCGTGGGGCTGGGCGACGAGCTGTCCGCGTGCACCGAGGCGTTCGCGCACACGCGGGGTATCCGCGTCTCTTCGGTGGCGCTGCACACGGACGACAGCTTGGCGCCGCGGGATTTCGTGGTGGCGCTGCACGACGTGGCGGTGGCCCAGGGCACCTGCCCCGTGGACAGCCTGCTGGCGCTCACCGAGGCCAACCGGCTCACGCCCCGGGGGGTGCCTGCCGTGCCGGCTCGCCTTCCGGACGGGCGTTCGGCGTGCTGGATCCCGGCGGCGCTCGAAGCCGACCTCGCCGCCCAGGGCACCGTGTGCTGGCCGGCAGAGACCGTGGTTGCGGAGCACGTGCGCGCGGTGCTGGAGGAGCACGGACACGAGCTGGTAGGGCTCGACGAAGCGCAGGCGTTGCTGGCGACACTGGAAAAGGATCACGGCGCACTCGTGGCCGAAACGGTGCCGAAGGCGATCTCGCTGGCCACGTTGGCGGAGGTGCTACGGCGGCTCGCGGAGGAGAAGCTATCGCTGCGGCACTTGCGCGCGGTTTTGGAGGTGGTGGCCCGCGCCCAAACGCCCGACGAGCGGCGCCCCGACGCGCTTGCCGAGACGAGCCGCGTGGCGCTCAGGCGGGCGATCAGCCGGGCCCACACGAACGGTGACGGCCATATGGCGGCCTTCGCGCTCGACCCCGTGGTCGAAGAGACGCTGCGGGAAGCCGAGGGCCGTTCGGGTCTGGCGCCCGCCCTGGCGCGCGACGTGATCGCAGGCGCGCGGCGCGCGTTCGGCGCCGTGGAGCGCCCTTTGGTGCTGACCTCGGGACGCGTGCGACGGCAAACGTTCAGTCTGCTTTACACCGAGTTTCCTTCGGTCACCGTGCTGTCCTACGACGAGCTCTTGCCCGATGTGGCCGTGGAGATTCTGGGACGCATCGGCCCGGGTTGA
- the obgE gene encoding GTPase ObgE, whose protein sequence is MGNFIDEVRIQVKAGDGGDGAVAFRREKFVPKGGPSGGDGGHGGDVILEVDEGMSTLLDYRFKHNYRAEDGKPGATKDMYGRRGQDLILRVPGGTQVRAEEDGALIADMRTHGQRFVLAKGGRGGWGNIHFATSTNRAPRRAAPGTPGQERAAKLELKLLADVGLVGFPNAGKSSFISRVSAARPKIADYPFTTLTPNLGMVGLSGERSFVLADVPGLIEGAHEGAGLGHRFLRHLERTRVLLFLLDVSPDPARHPLEDYATLSRELELYDPGLAARPRLVALNKMDLPDTQAVNDDLAAHFEALGVAFHAISAVTGHGVNPLLEALWHALKAAPPLVFETVADSVEESVEAEPDTTPEHEPASEERDELDDAADTFDETP, encoded by the coding sequence ATGGGCAACTTCATCGACGAGGTCCGCATTCAGGTCAAAGCCGGCGACGGCGGAGACGGCGCGGTGGCGTTTCGCCGCGAAAAGTTCGTTCCCAAGGGGGGACCCTCGGGCGGCGACGGAGGTCACGGCGGCGACGTGATCCTGGAAGTCGACGAAGGCATGTCCACGCTGCTCGACTACCGCTTCAAGCACAACTACCGGGCCGAAGACGGCAAACCCGGCGCCACCAAGGACATGTACGGCCGCCGCGGCCAGGATCTCATCCTGCGGGTGCCCGGCGGTACGCAGGTACGGGCCGAGGAAGACGGGGCCCTCATCGCCGACATGCGCACACACGGGCAGCGCTTCGTGCTGGCCAAAGGGGGCCGAGGAGGGTGGGGCAATATCCACTTCGCCACCTCCACGAACCGCGCCCCCCGCCGGGCGGCGCCCGGGACCCCCGGTCAAGAACGCGCCGCCAAACTCGAGCTCAAGCTCTTGGCCGACGTGGGTCTCGTGGGCTTTCCCAACGCGGGAAAGTCGTCCTTCATCTCGCGGGTCTCCGCCGCGCGCCCCAAGATCGCCGATTATCCCTTCACCACCCTCACCCCGAACCTGGGCATGGTGGGTCTTTCCGGTGAACGCAGCTTCGTGCTGGCGGACGTGCCTGGCCTCATCGAGGGCGCCCACGAGGGCGCGGGCCTCGGTCACCGCTTTTTGCGCCACCTCGAGCGCACCCGCGTTTTGCTCTTTCTGCTCGACGTCTCCCCCGATCCCGCCCGTCATCCCCTCGAGGATTACGCCACCCTCTCCCGCGAGCTCGAGCTTTACGACCCCGGCTTGGCGGCGCGTCCGCGTTTGGTGGCGCTCAACAAGATGGACCTGCCCGACACGCAGGCGGTGAACGACGACCTCGCCGCGCACTTCGAGGCCCTCGGCGTTGCGTTCCATGCCATCAGCGCCGTCACGGGGCACGGCGTGAACCCTCTGCTCGAGGCCCTGTGGCACGCGCTCAAGGCGGCGCCGCCCCTGGTCTTCGAGACCGTCGCAGACAGCGTCGAGGAATCCGTCGAGGCGGAACCCGATACGACCCCGGAACACGAGCCCGCGTCTGAAGAGAGGGACGAGCTCGACGACGCCGCGGACACGTTCGACGAAACACCCTGA
- a CDS encoding tetratricopeptide repeat protein yields the protein MSNTSISGQPAGQGAVAKGRRMGSSRKRLGAVVLAWATLASATLAVPGGTSLAGPPARPIDPKQLEEFAQDAARYAEAVKGYREAASAVIQQTHQRRMAQIRGKYEPQIALNEQEEKQRRMDAIAMFEAFLRKYPSDKRWTPDAMFRLAELYYEKSSEEFLTATEAYQKALDSSTPPTDAPPLANYSRTIDLYRRMLVDFPNYRLLDAAYYLLGFCHSEMGQEPEAKQVLLALTCANKFRPLDPPTPVADSESSAGRPLEDIYADCKPVRADSKFLPEGWTRVGEIHFDNGELEGAVSAYSRVLAFKDSNYYDKALYKLAWSYYRDNRFQKAIESFDELVKFADVKKAKGETFGSDLRPEAVQYLAISFSEPDWDGDTLPDPETGLQRARKYYKGRETEPHVREVYQRLGDMYFDTTKYVEAIEVFKTVLELWPYSPEAPQVQDKIVRAYERDRNLVAAAKEREALGRNYSKGSAWYEQNKDNPDALAAAQQLSEDALLSAATGVHAAAQACKGQIQGTPTQADLDNCRQMYAAAADLYEKYLQVYPDSKRAYEFSAYYADALYYSGQLERAVNAYTLVRDSEQDNKYQEDAAFRIIKSYEELMDRMTKAGQYETPPIPDETNTKAPVSPLPMSEAVQKYVSAIDWYTNNLQTEKVDELKYAAAVELLRYRNWPEARGRLTQIAKQFCGTKSELGFKAYDAILKTYFIDYGVEDEKQKDCALGRLLQVADDFVESPCGRDPSAKEYLTRIDQIRRSVKSKVIADRVKLAIDNEEQGTDRKLTMCEEGAGGIALVTGGPGAADPGKPAAAGGAGRGGVSTEIDVGLALDLIELVNGDPKDQDAPTNLNNACVIYERLYQFNEATKCYERLARDYPDSALARDAVWNAARNHRRFFNFDQAVGYYVKIAQDPKFADFEHRKDALGIAAQLLDNDQQYDRAATMYLKFADTAAEKPGDAAQAYSFACNAYRKLKDTSRHQKCLSNLLKRFKGEAEAGDYVVNAYMDLAVIAEQGKDRRATLDAYKKVRDEFQARGLAPATPAAAAAAKAEFLLLEEKFKAFQAKKLVFSSKPEQVKKAFDTFTQEAKELRDEYEKVWAYKDANWTLASFLRRGDVFYEFAQKLIFQAENPPADVKSLEKKVCKSNPDDCGMVETQYKDAVFQFVTPIEDEAKTQWRSTLDRASQLGVTNQYVKKARENLSKYLPDEFPFVKDERIGLEYP from the coding sequence ATGAGCAACACGAGCATCAGTGGGCAACCCGCAGGGCAGGGGGCCGTGGCAAAGGGGCGTCGCATGGGAAGCAGCCGCAAACGCCTGGGCGCGGTCGTCCTCGCCTGGGCCACCCTGGCCTCGGCCACTTTGGCGGTACCTGGGGGCACCTCGCTCGCGGGCCCTCCCGCACGTCCCATCGATCCCAAGCAGCTCGAAGAGTTCGCCCAGGACGCAGCTCGCTACGCCGAAGCGGTGAAGGGCTACCGGGAAGCCGCAAGCGCCGTCATCCAGCAAACGCATCAGCGCCGCATGGCCCAGATCCGCGGCAAGTACGAGCCTCAGATCGCGCTCAACGAGCAGGAAGAAAAACAACGCCGCATGGACGCCATCGCCATGTTCGAGGCGTTTTTGCGCAAATACCCCAGCGACAAACGCTGGACGCCGGATGCCATGTTCCGGCTGGCCGAGCTTTACTACGAAAAGTCGTCGGAGGAATTCCTGACGGCCACCGAGGCCTACCAAAAGGCCCTCGATTCCAGCACGCCGCCCACCGACGCGCCGCCGCTCGCGAACTACAGCCGCACCATCGACCTCTACCGGCGCATGCTGGTGGATTTCCCCAACTACCGTCTACTCGATGCGGCCTATTACCTCCTGGGCTTTTGCCACAGTGAAATGGGCCAAGAGCCCGAAGCCAAGCAGGTGCTGCTGGCGCTCACCTGCGCCAACAAGTTCCGCCCGCTGGATCCCCCCACGCCCGTGGCCGACAGCGAGAGCTCCGCAGGGCGCCCCCTCGAAGACATCTACGCCGATTGCAAGCCCGTGCGGGCTGACTCCAAGTTCCTGCCCGAAGGCTGGACCCGCGTGGGCGAAATCCACTTCGACAACGGCGAGCTCGAAGGGGCCGTGTCCGCCTACAGCCGCGTGCTGGCGTTCAAAGACTCGAACTACTACGACAAGGCCCTCTACAAGCTGGCCTGGTCGTACTACCGCGACAACCGCTTCCAAAAGGCCATCGAGTCCTTCGACGAGCTCGTAAAGTTCGCCGACGTGAAAAAGGCCAAGGGCGAGACCTTCGGCTCCGATCTGCGTCCCGAGGCGGTGCAATACCTCGCCATCAGCTTCTCCGAGCCCGACTGGGACGGTGACACCCTGCCCGATCCCGAAACGGGATTGCAGAGGGCCCGCAAATACTACAAGGGCCGCGAGACCGAGCCCCACGTGCGCGAGGTCTACCAGCGTCTGGGCGACATGTACTTCGACACCACGAAGTACGTTGAGGCCATCGAGGTGTTCAAGACCGTGCTCGAACTTTGGCCCTACAGTCCCGAAGCGCCCCAGGTTCAGGACAAGATCGTGCGCGCCTACGAGCGCGACCGCAACTTGGTGGCCGCCGCCAAAGAGCGGGAAGCTCTCGGCCGCAACTACAGCAAGGGCTCTGCCTGGTACGAGCAAAACAAGGACAACCCCGACGCACTCGCCGCCGCCCAGCAGCTCTCGGAAGATGCGTTGCTCTCTGCCGCCACGGGCGTTCACGCCGCCGCCCAGGCCTGCAAAGGCCAGATTCAGGGCACACCCACCCAGGCCGATCTCGACAATTGCCGGCAGATGTATGCCGCCGCGGCTGATCTTTACGAAAAGTACCTGCAGGTCTACCCAGACTCGAAGCGGGCGTACGAGTTCTCGGCCTACTACGCCGACGCACTCTATTACTCGGGCCAGCTCGAACGGGCCGTCAACGCGTACACCCTGGTTCGCGACAGCGAGCAGGACAACAAGTACCAGGAAGACGCCGCCTTCCGCATCATCAAGTCCTATGAAGAGCTCATGGACCGGATGACCAAGGCCGGGCAGTACGAAACGCCCCCCATCCCGGACGAGACCAACACCAAGGCGCCGGTCAGCCCCCTGCCCATGTCCGAGGCGGTGCAGAAGTATGTGTCCGCAATCGACTGGTACACCAACAACCTGCAAACCGAGAAAGTCGACGAGCTCAAGTACGCAGCCGCCGTCGAGCTTCTGCGCTACCGCAACTGGCCGGAAGCGCGCGGGCGCCTGACCCAGATCGCCAAACAGTTCTGTGGCACGAAGAGCGAACTCGGTTTCAAGGCCTACGACGCCATCCTCAAGACCTACTTCATCGACTACGGGGTCGAGGACGAAAAGCAAAAAGACTGCGCCCTCGGGCGTCTGCTTCAGGTGGCCGACGATTTCGTCGAATCGCCTTGCGGCCGAGACCCGAGCGCCAAGGAATACCTGACCCGCATCGACCAGATCCGGCGCTCCGTCAAATCGAAGGTCATCGCTGACCGTGTGAAGCTCGCCATCGACAACGAAGAGCAGGGCACGGACCGCAAGCTCACCATGTGCGAAGAAGGGGCCGGCGGTATCGCTTTGGTCACGGGCGGCCCCGGAGCGGCCGATCCTGGAAAACCTGCTGCGGCAGGCGGCGCCGGCCGCGGCGGTGTGAGCACCGAGATCGATGTGGGCCTGGCCCTCGACCTCATCGAGCTGGTCAACGGCGATCCCAAGGATCAGGACGCGCCCACGAACCTCAACAACGCCTGCGTCATCTACGAGCGGCTCTACCAGTTCAACGAGGCCACGAAATGTTACGAGCGCCTGGCGCGGGACTACCCCGATTCCGCCCTGGCGCGTGACGCCGTCTGGAACGCAGCCCGTAACCACCGCCGCTTCTTCAACTTCGACCAGGCTGTCGGCTACTACGTGAAGATCGCCCAGGACCCGAAGTTCGCCGACTTCGAGCACCGCAAGGACGCGCTGGGCATCGCCGCGCAGCTGCTCGACAACGACCAGCAGTACGATCGCGCCGCCACCATGTACCTGAAGTTTGCCGACACCGCGGCCGAAAAGCCGGGCGACGCCGCGCAGGCCTACTCGTTTGCCTGCAACGCCTACCGCAAACTCAAGGACACGAGCCGTCACCAAAAGTGCCTGAGCAACCTGCTCAAGCGCTTCAAGGGCGAGGCCGAGGCTGGCGACTATGTCGTCAATGCCTACATGGATCTGGCCGTCATCGCCGAGCAAGGCAAAGACCGTCGGGCCACGCTCGACGCCTACAAGAAGGTGCGCGACGAATTCCAGGCGCGCGGCCTGGCCCCCGCCACCCCGGCCGCTGCCGCCGCCGCCAAGGCCGAGTTCCTCTTGCTCGAGGAGAAGTTCAAGGCCTTCCAGGCCAAGAAGCTGGTGTTCTCGTCGAAGCCCGAGCAGGTGAAAAAGGCCTTCGATACCTTCACGCAAGAAGCCAAGGAGCTGCGCGACGAATACGAAAAGGTCTGGGCCTACAAAGACGCCAACTGGACCCTCGCCTCGTTCCTGCGCCGCGGTGATGTGTTCTACGAATTCGCTCAGAAGCTCATCTTCCAGGCCGAAAACCCCCCGGCCGACGTCAAGAGCCTGGAAAAGAAGGTCTGCAAGTCGAACCCCGACGACTGCGGCATGGTCGAGACCCAATACAAAGACGCCGTCTTTCAGTTCGTCACCCCCATCGAGGACGAAGCCAAGACCCAATGGCGCAGCACCCTCGACCGGGCCTCGCAGCTGGGCGTGACGAATCAATACGTCAAGAAGGCCCGCGAGAACCTGTCGAAGTATCTACCCGACGAATTCCCGTTCGTGAAAGACGAGCGGATCGGCCTGGAGTACCCGTAA
- the hisD gene encoding histidinol dehydrogenase codes for MLSLISPRDPDYRARLAALGRRTSAMPPAVEAAARDIVAQVRAGGDAALRALTAKFEARTLDVLELPRQAWHAAAAEVAAPVRAALEEAAARIRAYHAHERYTSFSFEEGGVRLGCRYIPMERAGIYVPGGTALYPSTVLMTAIPARVAGVREVIMVTPGPSNEALAAAQVAGVDRIFHIGGAQAIAALAYGTESVPRVDKIVGPGNAYVTAAKRLVFGDVGIDAIAGPTEIVVAADASVPASWVAADLLAQAEHDVLAAPILVAVGREVAEAVCAELARQLPALPRRAIAAQAIKDWGLAIVVDSAAEAIAVVNLLAPEHAELALADARALAPEVTRAGAVFVGSHTPESVGDYIAGPSHVLPTGGSARFSSPLGVGDFIKRSSFIEYSAAALAAQSAHIERLTEVEGLEAHGRAVTIRHETRRGD; via the coding sequence ATGTTGAGCCTCATCTCTCCGCGCGACCCCGATTACCGCGCCCGCCTGGCGGCGCTCGGTCGGCGCACCTCCGCCATGCCCCCGGCGGTGGAAGCCGCCGCCCGGGACATCGTGGCCCAGGTCCGGGCCGGAGGCGACGCCGCCTTGCGGGCCCTCACGGCGAAGTTCGAGGCGCGCACCCTCGACGTCCTCGAGCTGCCGCGCCAGGCCTGGCATGCCGCCGCCGCCGAGGTCGCTGCCCCCGTCCGGGCCGCCCTCGAGGAGGCCGCCGCGCGCATTCGCGCCTACCACGCCCACGAGCGCTACACCTCGTTCTCCTTCGAGGAGGGCGGCGTGCGCCTTGGCTGCCGCTACATCCCGATGGAGCGCGCGGGCATCTACGTCCCGGGCGGCACCGCGCTTTACCCCTCGACCGTGCTCATGACGGCCATCCCCGCCCGCGTGGCCGGCGTACGCGAGGTCATCATGGTGACCCCCGGACCGTCGAACGAGGCCCTGGCTGCTGCGCAGGTGGCCGGCGTGGATCGCATCTTTCACATCGGCGGCGCCCAGGCGATCGCCGCGCTGGCCTACGGCACGGAATCCGTGCCCCGCGTCGACAAGATCGTGGGCCCCGGCAACGCCTACGTCACGGCGGCCAAGCGTCTGGTATTTGGTGACGTGGGCATCGACGCGATCGCCGGCCCGACCGAGATCGTCGTCGCCGCCGACGCCTCGGTGCCCGCCTCCTGGGTGGCCGCCGACCTGCTCGCCCAGGCCGAGCACGACGTGCTGGCCGCCCCCATCCTCGTAGCCGTGGGCCGGGAGGTGGCCGAAGCCGTGTGCGCCGAGCTGGCCCGCCAGCTTCCTGCGCTGCCCCGGAGAGCCATCGCGGCGCAGGCCATCAAGGACTGGGGGCTCGCCATCGTGGTCGATTCGGCGGCCGAAGCCATCGCCGTCGTGAACCTGCTCGCTCCCGAGCACGCCGAGCTCGCCCTCGCCGACGCCCGGGCCCTGGCGCCCGAGGTCACGCGGGCGGGCGCCGTGTTCGTGGGCAGCCACACCCCCGAGTCCGTGGGGGACTACATCGCCGGGCCGAGCCACGTGTTGCCCACCGGGGGCAGCGCCCGGTTCTCCTCACCCCTCGGGGTGGGCGACTTCATCAAGCGCAGCTCCTTCATCGAGTACAGCGCCGCCGCCCTCGCGGCCCAGTCCGCCCACATCGAGCGCCTCACCGAGGTGGAAGGCCTCGAGGCGCACGGCCGCGCCGTGACGATTCGCCACGAAACCCGCCGGGGGGACTAA
- the rpmA gene encoding 50S ribosomal protein L27 produces the protein MAHKKGQGSSKNGRDSNAQRRGVKRFGGESVISGNILVRQLGTQFHPGKNVGIGRDFTLFALVDGTVNFGTSRDRRVVNVEPVAAAS, from the coding sequence ATGGCTCATAAAAAAGGTCAAGGTAGCTCGAAGAACGGTCGCGACTCGAACGCTCAACGCCGCGGCGTGAAGCGCTTCGGGGGCGAGTCGGTCATCTCCGGAAACATTTTGGTGCGCCAGCTCGGCACCCAGTTCCACCCCGGTAAAAACGTGGGCATCGGGCGTGACTTCACGCTCTTCGCGCTCGTCGATGGCACGGTGAACTTCGGCACCTCGCGCGACCGGCGCGTGGTGAACGTCGAGCCCGTCGCGGCCGCGAGCTGA
- a CDS encoding dihydrolipoamide acetyltransferase: MKIVPSRGVVFGVFLAGALAWGSPGARAQAPAAAAPAEGAPAEGAPAETAAAGAQAAMPASAVPADGGAYTVRLRSLERNVNELKEQVFMTKRRLNLLKETVLGGTIGASRAVIKHKNEMGSSFRLIKAVYALDGVQILNKADDSGRMSDMGEFDVYNGAIQPGSHTLSVQLVYQGSGFGVFSYLKSYKFNVKSSHTFVAGEGKATVVSVVGYEKGGLTTNMEDKPAVEFRVNLIAPEGAPKSATASGTTETKK; encoded by the coding sequence ATGAAGATCGTTCCTTCACGTGGGGTTGTTTTTGGGGTGTTCCTGGCCGGGGCCCTCGCTTGGGGTTCGCCGGGCGCCAGGGCGCAGGCGCCGGCCGCGGCTGCGCCTGCAGAGGGTGCGCCGGCCGAGGGAGCACCGGCCGAAACCGCAGCCGCTGGGGCCCAGGCGGCCATGCCCGCGTCGGCGGTGCCTGCCGATGGGGGCGCCTACACCGTTCGCCTCCGCTCTCTCGAACGCAACGTCAACGAGCTCAAAGAGCAGGTCTTCATGACGAAGCGCCGGCTCAACCTGCTCAAAGAGACCGTGCTCGGCGGCACCATTGGCGCCTCACGCGCGGTCATCAAGCACAAAAACGAGATGGGCTCGTCCTTTCGCCTCATCAAAGCGGTGTACGCGCTCGACGGTGTTCAGATCCTGAACAAAGCCGACGACTCCGGGCGCATGTCCGACATGGGCGAGTTCGACGTGTACAACGGCGCCATCCAGCCCGGCTCGCACACCCTCAGCGTGCAGCTCGTCTACCAGGGCTCGGGCTTCGGGGTGTTCAGCTACCTCAAGAGCTACAAGTTCAACGTCAAGTCCAGCCACACCTTCGTGGCGGGCGAGGGCAAGGCCACGGTCGTCAGCGTGGTGGGCTACGAAAAGGGTGGTCTCACCACCAACATGGAAGACAAGCCCGCCGTCGAGTTCCGCGTGAACCTCATCGCGCCCGAAGGCGCCCCGAAATCGGCCACGGCGTCGGGGACCACCGAAACCAAGAAATGA